The sequence CTTTTCGTACCCTGGTTAATGGTATTAAACACCACGAACTATATATAGGACGTTCTCTAAGAGATTGGgcgagaaagaaaagcagaTAGGCTGTTCATTCCCAGCTGCCAGCAACAGTTGATTAGGATAATGTTACTCAGTATAGAGAGAAGACACTGATTGTAAGTTCCTTTGTAAGTGGTTATTAAAAGGAGTGCTGTTATAAGGCACTGATATTAGCAAATCATGTTCGGCCGTTAGATCAGCtagcaattaaaaaaaaaaaaattactcaatcttttccttctttcaaTGTATAGAGTAGTTCAAAATAGCGAAATATAGTTGCCCTCCCGGCATGGTGTTACAAGTGCTAACAGGGTTCCCAGGTTCCAGAGTGCCGGAAAAATGACAGCCAGGAGCCAACGAAGTGCCCTGATGTTAAGCGAAGCCGCACCTAGTTGAGTGGGAATGCAACTGTAACTATCAAATTCTATAGATGTCAAATATCGCACAGATGCCATCGCAGTCTGGATAGAAAGATAGAAAGATGGACAATGCACTTGAACATTTGCCTTCTCAGGCCCTGtaactataaattttctACGCCACAAAATAGCATTCTTTGTCAGAAATacatataaagatatataaagtatagcaAAAATCCCGTTATGCAACCGAGATTTCCGGTTGGAAGTGTCCAGATGTGCGAAGCGTTTGCCACCGTGCTTCGTTTTGGCACTTTGCTGGCAGGGACTCCAGCATCCTGCTCGTAACCGGGTATTGGCCGGTTTTTACCACAAGTGACCGTAGCAACAATACCATAATCACGAGAAGCTAGTGGCTCGGGGGCTCACATCCGGTTGGGTTAAGACCGATTTAAAGCTAGGATGGTCTCCGCCGCTCTCAAGGCCAATGCGTTGACGCTAAAAAGGAGCACTAGCTTTATGTAATTGATTTCACTACATTCGATACGCATCCAAGAGAGCTAGGGTTTCGGGGGCAGGGCCCTGGAGGGAGAAAGAATTACTTGTTGTCAAGGTATAGGTATAACCTGGTCTCTTGTAACAGGTTGATCCCTTATGTGCAATGACAGTAATCAGCCCAAGTTTTTGCCTGAATCCGCCCGACTTTGTAGAACACTGTAACGGGCCACCTCCAACTCCACCTTCTAATACACCCGGTCATTTACCAGCACCGACAATGCAGGAACAACTGTATAGAGTCAGAGGTGGCACCATAAGCCAGCCATTGCATGTGTTCGCCCCTACGCGTGTTCGGACCAGGACCGGAACATTTGATGAGCGAACGTGGATCATTTCCAGATAGGAAGCTTCCTGTTTCGCGGTACCGTGGCGGGTAATATTCCTATTTCATGGTGCCGTAGTGGGCAACAGTAGCATCGGCCGGGCTGCTGGTATTCAAGAATTTCGGGGGTCTGTTATAAGTAATACTGAGGGACCTCTTATTGTGAACAGTCGGCTGTGGTTTTTTGTTGCTTCCCCACCTATCCAAGAGGAAGTCGCCGTTTCGAGCTGCAAGCCATCATGTCGGCGTACTTTCCGTATACCCCGGAATTCAATGGACTCACCGGAGAGCAGATTCAAAAGATTGCCGAATCCCAGCCGCCAATAAAACCTGCAGGCGCCGGTATCGCCATCCAAGGAATCGTCTACACGACGGCAATCTTGTGCACTGCAGTCTTCAGTCTTCGCGTATGGGTACGATTTATTCGACGGGAGCAAGGAAGGCCGATAGGCATCGATGACTATCTGGCCGTGGGAGGTTTTGTATGGCTATCCAATGATCCCATATACGGCATGTTGTGACTGACCGGATATTCTTCCATTGTAGGGCCCGTATCTCCCTGCCTGTGCTCTCGCCATCGCAGGCACATACTATGGAGTTGGCGCTCCAGATAGTGCCGTCAATCCGTTTATGAAGATCAGAGCCAAGGAACTTCAGTTGCTGTATGAGCTGATTTACTTTGGGTCTTCAACACTCACCAAGTTTTCTATTGCCTTTACCATCTTAAGGATATGCACACTGAAGCGCTATAGATTTGCTCTTTATGGTGCTAGTAAGTATCATCTCTTAGCGATGTGACAGATTAGGTCTGCCTATCCAAGTCAATCGTGCTGACAGTGTCGACAGTGGGAACCATGGCCCTCACAGCATTTGGTGCtctcatctttctcttctctgacTGCAAGCCATTTGCAACAAGATGGAATCCGAAATTGTTCGTACAGCCTGCGCATTCAATGCCTCGAAAGACTTCAAACATGCCTAACTCGAATACTCAGGGGACAATGCTGGGCTCCGGCGCCGGACGGCTGGTTCATCATGAGCTACATCGGAACATCTATCCAGGTCGCCACAGACTGGGTTGTCGCCATCACACCTTTTTTTATCGTGCGTAAATTGCAAATGAACCGGAGAAAGAAGATCTCAGTCTGTGCCATTCTCGGCCTCGGTGTACTCGCCAGCTTTGCAGCTATCATGCGTATTGCCATGTATCCCCAGACAGACGAGAGATTCCATCCAAAGGACAATCTGGGTGAGTACaccatctttttttcccctccacCTTGCTACTACCCAGCTGCTAAACGATATCTGCAGTCAAGGAAGCCCAGCTCGTCATCTGGTCGCATCTCGAGGGCAGCTTTGGGATTATTGCCTGCAACCTTCCGCCTCTGAAACAGCTCTTCAAGGCTTATTACCGAGGTTCGTCAGGAAGATCAGGCAATCAGTCTGCACCCCTGTCTACTGGAGGGCGCGGGACGCAACTCGGCGACCTTAACTCTCAAGGAAAGTCGCACATGAAGGCCGGATCTCGAAATACGTGGAACAGAATCTCCGAGGACGATGATACCTCCAGCAAGCACCATATCATTCGAGAAACCGAAGTTAGGGTCGAGACCAGTAGTTTCGACCCCAGAGAAGATCGGCATGACCACTGGGAGACAGACGTGAAAGCCATAGTCTGATTAGCATTCATGACTTGTTATATGCTTACtgcttttaattacttattcTAAAAGTTGCTAGATTTACTGCCCGGTGCTATATAGAAACCGGCATATGATATTAGAAAAGGAGGCATCTCTGGATTTTCACATGTATTTAGAATACACAGCAAACATCTGCCGGTAATTTCACAGGTttactagtactactacctaataTAAAATGTCACGCAATTCTCCCCATCTGTGCACTACTTGAAAGCTCCACCCCCTCTTGCCACGAGCACCATGTGCCCACACAACTCACAATTCCCACAGAACTCGCCGAGTTCCGCGAGATACCCTGCCAGCCTGCTCTACTCGTATTCAGGAGAAAAGTTTTTCGCAAATTTACTATGGACTCCTCGCGTTGCGTCCAACAGCACGTCGCATCTAACGGGGCGTTGTGGATTTCCGCTTCCTCCAGGATTagacgaagaagactgaGTGTCAGTAAAGGAGTAGCCGTGGAGAAGCAGGCCTGCAAGCACCTAGACCCCCTTTTCTACCACGCCAAGTTTTGGCGTTGGTCCACATCTTTACATATTTTTTGTCTAGTTGGGTAGATCGGCATCCGGTTCTTGTTCTGCCCCTGAAGTAGCTCTAATGAgagctctctctcctcccacTAAGATCCGAGGTGCATAGATTCAAGAAAACAAGGTTAGCGAGCACCACGCGTAGGATCGAGCTAGAAGATTGACTAATTCCGCAAGCGAGGGCGCTGAAGAAATCTGTCATATAACGGTCGTCAATTGGAGGGACGGTCTAACCCGCAGCTAGTAGTATCAGCTGTTGGTTCCACACACACCACGTTCAAAACAGCAAAAGCCCCGCCAATCAGGCTCGACTGGCCCCCGTCCCGGATAAGATGCCGTACAGGGATCCTGAATGGGGTAATGTAGCATACATCAGTTGCATGTTTGTACATAGGTGTGTTCCAAATACAGAGCCCGGATGAATGGATTGTCATGCACTCTCACCTCGCCGTCTGCTTGACCATTGCCATACTCTCCGGAGGAAGTATTCCCTATTGATACCCTGTGTGTACAAGTCACAACCTTGTTTCTACAGAATTACGCCCACGCGTATTAGCCTCATGTCTAGGGGAAAGGTACAGACTAATCCTTAGTTGAGTATCAGGTTTACGAAGGCCAGCAGCGGCGCTGCCTACCAAATGCCACCAACCAACAATAATGCATATTGCCCTCAATATCTGTGCCAATGGGACTTGTGGCCAGGAATCTGGAAGTATCTGAAAGCCACTGCCTACTAACCATCGCTTGATCGGACCTTTTGTCTTGAGAGATGTACGTAAGGTGCAGCTGATGAGCTATACATGTGGTAGGTAATCAAACAGCCAttccagcttctgcagctgctgccaatAAATACATAATACTAGCCCACATGCCTAGCCACTGTTAGAAAGTTAGGACTAGGTTTCAGTATCAAGTTGCTAGGGCATGTAAGAGCCGGCAGCGGCGTTTCCAACCGGTATCGCCGACATAAATATCGGCCGGTAAGTTGGCGCGGTTCAGACCACACGCCAATTCATCAGACGGGTTCGATGATACTTCGCTTCTGCAGTATTGAGACGCGACGTCACATTGCTTGATTCACGATCGGGAAGTCTCTCACGTCAACCTCTACTATACACTACGGCAAGTCATTATGGGTATCTTTGGACGTGCCGCACCCGCTCGCGTGGAGACCGATAAGGTTATCCCTTTGGGCTTCTTGGACAACAGCCCGGTGATGACGAGAATTGTCCTGTATAACTTGATGGCTTACGATGACGTCCTTGATCCCGAGAAGCTTCGTGATGCCCTTGACCGGCTGGTACAAAGACCGGGCTGGGGGAAAATGGGAGCTCGACTCCGAAGCAACGTGggtttctcttcatcttgccgTGCAGGTCGCATCAAGCTGTGTGCAACAATAGGAGACAGCATCTGACCATGACCAGGCCAAAGGAGGACTCGACTATCACGTCCCagccgtcttctccaacgATCGCCCAGCCATTGGCTACACCCACATTGTACATGACATGAAGAGGGAAGACCACCCGTTAGCAAGCAAGCTCCCCAAGCCAACAACCAATGCTGGCGCAACAATCGTGGCAGACCCTGACGAGTTCTTGCCCTTGGCTAAAGGGCCGGACTGTCCAGGTGTTGTCGATGACTACCTATACTCAGACCGGCCCATGTTCGGCCTCCACATCGTCTCTTTCACAGACTCGACGCTCGTGACGCTACACTGGCTACACATCTCTTGTGACACGCTGGGCAACAAGGCCGTAATGCAGAACTGGATCTTGATGCTTGAGGGACGAGATGACGAGGTCCTTCCGCAGGCTGGATTCGAGAGCGACCCCTGCGCTGACCTCGGCAAATATCCGATTGAGACACATGTACTCGAGAAAGAGCGTATGTCGAGTGGCGCAATGGCAGGCTGGCTGTTCAACAACTTGGGCGATTTGGCATTCCGCGCCAAAGAAAACCGCATGGTTTGTCTGCCCGGTGCGTATGTAGACAAGATGTTCGACACCGCCATGGACGAGCTCATGAGCCAAGCCGAGGTGGGAAAGAAGCCCTTCCTGACCGAAAACGACATCCTCACTGCCTGGTGCACCCGAATGGCCTTGAGCCACCTCCCACCAAACTCAGATACGCCCGTCACGATTCAGCTGGCAGGGTCTATGAGAAAGTCACTCAAGGTAGATCTACTGCCCACCGATCAGCCGTACGTAGCAAACTGTTTCGGTTTCATGAACGTGCTGCTACAGGCCAGTGATATCCTCAGCAAGCCGCTCAGCTACACTGCGGCGAAAATTCGAGAGGCCGTTAATGCCCAGCGATCACGCGGACAGCTTGAGGCCTACTGGTCCATGTACCGAGAGCAGGCTGTCGCGTTGCCAATATTCTTTGGCTCAAGCCGGACTCACCAGCTCAGCTACTCTAACTGGACCCAATCCGACCTCTTCAACATGGACTtttctgccgctgccatcaaTCCACGCAGCGAACCGTGTCTGCCGTCGTACATCAACCACAGCCAGATGCCTTTCCAGTTCGGAGAGGGATTCCTATTCATGGGCAAAGACTCGAAGGGCAACTACTGGATGTGTGGATACCGTGTCAAAGGCAAGTGGGCGGAAATACAGAAGACTCTGGAGGCTGAGGCGAGGGCTATGGCTTAATGAGTTTTATGTTCTGCTATGATGAGGTAATATGCTTTTTGCTACGAAACAATGCGGAGGAACTTGTCGAACCCCTTGTTAAAACTGGGTAATACATCTAGGCGTTTTCATTGGTTAAAGCAACCAGATTTGCTGCGCTGGAGCTTTTCATCATGGTGAAAAAGCCTGATGAGTTATTGAAGGATTTTCATGAGCTTCATACATATAATATTTTCATATAACGTTTTCTTCCATAAATTGCTTCTAGGATAGGTTACAAAGCGCGGCTACTGTTTATAATATGTAGGGAATAATAATTGGCAACTTCGCGAATGCGGCATTCAGTTTCAGTTTGTAGTTTACCTTTACGCCTCATTGATAGTATTTCAGACCGTAGTGGCTTGGGCACGATTAAATACCTAAGCATAACTCGGCTCGTATGGGCAAGAAGGCTAAAGTACGGTATGTCGGACATGGGAATTGGAATTTGTCAACGACGGTTCCCGTAGAGTGAAGTCCATTCCATCACGCTAACAACTGGAGATAAGCTAGGCTCAGGCAAACTCTAGTTCTCCGCGGTATATGGCGATGAACTGGTTGTCGTGAAGGACGGCAAATACATGTTATAATTCTACCGATACTTATTCGAACTGACTTGTCTCAGTGAGCtagaattttcttttgcttataTAACATTAGAGCCAATTAATTAAAGCCATGCGATGCGCGCCTACCACATTTACTTATTTTCCATAATTGGCTGAGATTGCTTAAAAATGGATTCTGCCATCTCATTAGCATACTATTCCTAAAGTTTACTACTGCATATTAATCAGCCTGCTATGACGAATTGCAATCAACGGAAGGGCTCGAAACTCTGTACGTAAGCACCATTGTAACTGAAGACATGGTTTCAAAATTGGTGGTTGTTGTAACTTTGAGGCTGGCGCCGCGGTTGTCTCAGCTTTGCTGCGGTTACGGAAAAGGAACATTTCACCGACAGCGGACTTGCTCTCCGCATCCCATTCTTTCGACCGGCATTTTTGATTCGTGTATGTTGATTAGTAACCGAATTGTCTCTGTGGGAGTTTccataatttttttactacCCGGGCAGAATCTTGGTGTGTCTCAGAAAGTCTTCAGAGAGGGACGTAGTAAAAAGGAGCTAGTTATTGGCAACAGGTTGTTACGACTCCAGAATCTGATAACTCATGTATCGATCGTATCCTGTTTTCAACTCAGACTGCCAAATTAAAGTAATggtggagagaaaagagtcTAGACGCTTACCCTAAAATACGAGAATCATAGACACCTTTTCTGATGAGGACAGAGGACGACAGGTCCAAAGTGGCCAATGGAGAGGATCAATATCTATCTAAGGTTGGTTCTCACAGAGGGCCAGGAGTAATACAAAATGCTTGAAAAGCCACCAGACAGGGGAAAAGATTGTGTCTTCATGGACCGAGGAATTAGCTACGCCCATCTTTTCAAGGCGCCTGTTGGGAGGTCAAGCGATCAACATACAAAACTAAATCTAAATTATCTGCAGATGTTGCGACTTGAATCAAATCTCTTTCTAGTGCTACGATTCACCCAACTGATAAATGATCGTTTTGAAATGAACCATCATT comes from Trichoderma asperellum chromosome 3, complete sequence and encodes:
- a CDS encoding uncharacterized protein (EggNog:ENOG41~TransMembrane:7 (o36-55i75-99o119-144i151-172o199-222i234-256o276-296i)), translated to MSAYFPYTPEFNGLTGEQIQKIAESQPPIKPAGAGIAIQGIVYTTAILCTAVFSLRVWVRFIRREQGRPIGIDDYLAVGGFGPYLPACALAIAGTYYGVGAPDSAVNPFMKIRAKELQLLYELIYFGSSTLTKFSIAFTILRICTLKRYRFALYGAMGTMALTAFGALIFLFSDCKPFATRWNPKLGQCWAPAPDGWFIMSYIGTSIQVATDWVVAITPFFIVRKLQMNRRKKISVCAILGLGVLASFAAIMRIAMYPQTDERFHPKDNLVKEAQLVIWSHLEGSFGIIACNLPPLKQLFKAYYRGSSGRSGNQSAPLSTGGRGTQLGDLNSQGKSHMKAGSRNTWNRISEDDDTSSKHHIIRETEVRVETSSFDPREDRHDHWETDVKAIV
- a CDS encoding uncharacterized protein (EggNog:ENOG41), whose product is MGIFGRAAPARVETDKVIPLGFLDNSPVMTRIVLYNLMAYDDVLDPEKLRDALDRLVQRPGWGKMGARLRSNAKGGLDYHVPAVFSNDRPAIGYTHIVHDMKREDHPLASKLPKPTTNAGATIVADPDEFLPLAKGPDCPGVVDDYLYSDRPMFGLHIVSFTDSTLVTLHWLHISCDTLGNKAVMQNWILMLEGRDDEVLPQAGFESDPCADLGKYPIETHVLEKERMSSGAMAGWLFNNLGDLAFRAKENRMVCLPGAYVDKMFDTAMDELMSQAEVGKKPFLTENDILTAWCTRMALSHLPPNSDTPVTIQLAGSMRKSLKVDLLPTDQPYVANCFGFMNVLLQASDILSKPLSYTAAKIREAVNAQRSRGQLEAYWSMYREQAVALPIFFGSSRTHQLSYSNWTQSDLFNMDFSAAAINPRSEPCLPSYINHSQMPFQFGEGFLFMGKDSKGNYWMCGYRVKGKWAEIQKTLEAEARAMA
- a CDS encoding uncharacterized protein (EggNog:ENOG41), with product MKREDHPLASKLPKPTTNAGATIVADPDEFLPLAKGPDCPGVVDDYLYSDRPMFGLHIVSFTDSTLVTLHWLHISCDTLGNKAVMQNWILMLEGRDDEVLPQAGFESDPCADLGKYPIETHVLEKERMSSGAMAGWLFNNLGDLAFRAKENRMVCLPGAYVDKMFDTAMDELMSQAEVGKKPFLTENDILTAWCTRMALSHLPPNSDTPVTIQLAGSMRKSLKVDLLPTDQPYVANCFGFMNVLLQASDILSKPLSYTAAKIREAVNAQRSRGQLEAYWSMYREQAVALPIFFGSSRTHQLSYSNWTQSDLFNMDFSAAAINPRSEPCLPSYINHSQMPFQFGEGFLFMGKDSKGNYWMCGYRVKGKWAEIQKTLEAEARAMA